In one window of Juglans regia cultivar Chandler chromosome 3, Walnut 2.0, whole genome shotgun sequence DNA:
- the LOC108985284 gene encoding alpha-ketoglutarate-dependent dioxygenase AlkB-like isoform X2 produces the protein MTPIQILNGSGLGHFGKKQKPAHGGRLKHGRGNSKYGGGTSYSHGFPKAKPYDICLCGNRRSATISTGSLNEMGHTEMEGAKQRVLRPGMVLLKRYITHKEQVEIVKKCRYLGIGPGGFYQPGYQDGAKLRLQMMCLGMKWDPMSRKYDDTRPVDGSEPPCIPREFSLLVKRAIQDAHALVKKEYHVSNVEDILPLTSPDICIVNFYTTSGRLGLHQDRDESRESLCKGLPVVSLSLGDSAEFLYGDQRNVDNAERIFLESGDVLFFGGKSRHIFHGVSSIIPKSAPKALLEETRLRPGRLNLTFRQF, from the exons ATGACCCC GATACAGATTTTAAATGGAAGCGGTTTGGGTCACTTTGGGAAGAAGCAAAAGCCTGCTCATGGCGGAAGACTTAAACATGGACGAGGCAATTCAAAATATGGAGGCGGTACGAGTTATTCCCATGGTTTTCCTAAGGCCAAGCCATATGATATATGCCTATGTGGAAACAGGAGATCTGCTACCATATCCACAGGCTCTTTGAATGAAATGGGGCACACTGAAATGGAAGGGGCAAAACAAAGAGTACTGAGGCCTGGGATGGTTCTACTAAAACGGTACATCACCCATAAAGAACAG GTTGAAATTGTAAAGAAATGTCGCTATCTTGGTATTGGCCCAGGGGGATTCTACCAGCCGGGTTACCAAGATGGAGCAAAACTTCGTCTGCAGATGATGTGTCTTGGTATGAAGTGGGATCCCATGTCAAGAAAATATGATGACACTCGGCCTGTTGATGGTAGTGAGCCACCTTGCATTCCACGCGAATTTAGCCTGTTGGTTAAGAGAGCAATTCAAGATGCACATGCCCTTGTTAAGAAAGAATACCATGTTAGCAATGTGGAAGACATACTCCCTCTAACATCTCCTGATATATGCATCGTCAACTTTTATACTACCAGTGGGAGACTTGGGCTCCACCAG GATCGTGATGAAAGCAGAGAGAGTCTCTGTAAGGGATTGCCTGTTGTCTCCTTATCCTTGGGCGATTCCGCAGAATTCCTGTATGGAGATCAGAGGAATGTGGACAATGCAGAGAGAATTTTTCTGGAATCAGgagatgttttgttttttggtggTAAATCTAGACACATATTTCATGGTGTGTCGTCCATCATACCAAAGTCGGCTCCAAAGGCCTTGCTGGAAGAAACTCGTCTTCGTCCTGGCCGTCTCAACCTTACCTTCAGACAGTTTTGA
- the LOC108985284 gene encoding alpha-ketoglutarate-dependent dioxygenase AlkB-like isoform X1, producing MLLRRASTLSWRYHRIYRPWRYGSSHRIYRLSSMEVWFSSLGNNLNWGNSGVKCSRGIASGISAAPRYDPILNGSGLGHFGKKQKPAHGGRLKHGRGNSKYGGGTSYSHGFPKAKPYDICLCGNRRSATISTGSLNEMGHTEMEGAKQRVLRPGMVLLKRYITHKEQVEIVKKCRYLGIGPGGFYQPGYQDGAKLRLQMMCLGMKWDPMSRKYDDTRPVDGSEPPCIPREFSLLVKRAIQDAHALVKKEYHVSNVEDILPLTSPDICIVNFYTTSGRLGLHQDRDESRESLCKGLPVVSLSLGDSAEFLYGDQRNVDNAERIFLESGDVLFFGGKSRHIFHGVSSIIPKSAPKALLEETRLRPGRLNLTFRQF from the exons GCTTCTCCGTCGAGCCTCCACCCTGTCATGGAGGTACCATCGTATCTATCGTCCATGGAGGTATGGTTCCAGCCATCGTATCTATCGTCTATCGTCCATGGAGGTATGGTTCTCATCGCTGGGAAACAACTTGAATTGGGGAAACAGCGGAGTGAAGTGTTCTCGCGGAATCGCGAGTGGCATTTCTGCGGCTCCTCGTTATGACCCC ATTTTAAATGGAAGCGGTTTGGGTCACTTTGGGAAGAAGCAAAAGCCTGCTCATGGCGGAAGACTTAAACATGGACGAGGCAATTCAAAATATGGAGGCGGTACGAGTTATTCCCATGGTTTTCCTAAGGCCAAGCCATATGATATATGCCTATGTGGAAACAGGAGATCTGCTACCATATCCACAGGCTCTTTGAATGAAATGGGGCACACTGAAATGGAAGGGGCAAAACAAAGAGTACTGAGGCCTGGGATGGTTCTACTAAAACGGTACATCACCCATAAAGAACAG GTTGAAATTGTAAAGAAATGTCGCTATCTTGGTATTGGCCCAGGGGGATTCTACCAGCCGGGTTACCAAGATGGAGCAAAACTTCGTCTGCAGATGATGTGTCTTGGTATGAAGTGGGATCCCATGTCAAGAAAATATGATGACACTCGGCCTGTTGATGGTAGTGAGCCACCTTGCATTCCACGCGAATTTAGCCTGTTGGTTAAGAGAGCAATTCAAGATGCACATGCCCTTGTTAAGAAAGAATACCATGTTAGCAATGTGGAAGACATACTCCCTCTAACATCTCCTGATATATGCATCGTCAACTTTTATACTACCAGTGGGAGACTTGGGCTCCACCAG GATCGTGATGAAAGCAGAGAGAGTCTCTGTAAGGGATTGCCTGTTGTCTCCTTATCCTTGGGCGATTCCGCAGAATTCCTGTATGGAGATCAGAGGAATGTGGACAATGCAGAGAGAATTTTTCTGGAATCAGgagatgttttgttttttggtggTAAATCTAGACACATATTTCATGGTGTGTCGTCCATCATACCAAAGTCGGCTCCAAAGGCCTTGCTGGAAGAAACTCGTCTTCGTCCTGGCCGTCTCAACCTTACCTTCAGACAGTTTTGA